The Plasmodium relictum strain SGS1 genome assembly, chromosome: 8 DNA window aaaaaaataaaaataagaattttcaaataatatatataaataacatgaaaattcaagaaaaataaaattttacttttactctttattctttttatatcataaatattgtaataatattttgttacatatatagatattattactaaattaaaaatatttttaattgaaaaaatatattgaatataaaaaaaaaataaaaataaaaaaaagaaaaagaaaaaaaagaatgaaaaaaataaaaaaaataaaaaaaaaagtttttcaCCTTTATGGtaaattctttaattttacaaatatataaatatctcaaaaattttaacagtacattattttaaaaataatactaaaTCGTccatataattaaataaaaacgaaataagtaaaaaaaaaaaaataaataaatgagttgttaaaaatgattttattagcatttttaaaagaataatttgatttacaaaaaatgaCTCTTTATACAAAGTTAACTTGAAATATTAAGTCTATATGTtcctgtttttttttttttaaataacactgcatatttgtatatatatatatatttttggaATATCATGGTATTGTCTTTTTATCTTTCATTTCTGTTGTAATGAGATTACTCCatatataaacattttttacgTAATAACTAATCCCTAGaagttaaaatatttttagttaaatttattttattttattttttattttgaaatgaattattattgcaaaacaaaaattataataaaagttCTAGGAGCGGGTCAAACAGTTGGTAGATCATGTGTTATAGTAGAATTGGAGAATAGAAAAGTTATGTTTGATTGTGGTTGTCATTTAGGTTATAAAGATGAGAGAAAATACCCaaactttaatttattaataagcgatgataaatatgaaaaaaaatttgaggAAGGAAATTGTTATGAAAACTTAAATAGTGAAGTAAATATAAGTATAGTAAATAGTAGCATTTcggataaagaaaaattaataaataaattaaaaaaaattaatgaaataattgATTGTGTAATTATAAGCCATTTTCATATGGATCACATAGGAGCACTACCTTTTTTCacagaaatattaaaatataggGGAATCATAATAATGAGTTATCCTACTAAAGCATTGAGCCCAATTTTATTGTTAGATAGCTGTAGAGTTGCAGATATGAaatgggaaaaaaaaaatttcgaaagacaaataaaaatgcttaatgaaaaatcagatgaattattaaattataatgtaaattgtttaaaaaaagatcCATGGAATATTAACgaagataatatatataattgtatTAATAAAGTTATAGGATTGCAAATTAACGAAACCTATGAATTAGGAAATATGTCAATTACTCCTTATTATGCTGGGCACGTTTTAGGTGCttgtatatttaaaattgaagtaaataattttagtGTCATATATACAGGAGATTATAATACAGTACCTGATAAACATTTAGGTAGCGCAAAAATACCATCATTGTCTCCTGAAATTTTCATATCTGAATCAACATATGCCACATATATTAGGCCTACTAGGAAATCATCAGAATTAGAATTGTGTAATCTAGTTCATGAATGTGTTAATAAAGGAGGTAAAGTTTTAATTCCAGTTTTTGCTATAGGAAGAGCCCAAGAATTATCTATATTATTAGATGACTATtggaaaaaaatgaaaattaattATCCCATATACTTTGGATGTGGTTTAACAGAAAAtgcaaataaatattataagatATATTCTTCTTGGATTAATAGCAGCTGTATatctacaaaaaaaaaaaatttatttgattttacAAACATATTTCCATTtatgaataattatttaaatgaaaataggCCTATGGTTTTATTTGCTACTCCAGGAATGTTGCATACAGGATTATCTTTAAAAGCTTTTAAATGCTGGGCAAACAAtgcaaaaaatttaataatattaccTGGGTATTGTGTACAAGGTACTGTTGGTCACAAATTAATAATGGgagaaagaaaaatttcAGTAGATGCAAATACATATGTTAATGTTTCATGTAAAGTTATTTATTTGTCTTTTTCAGCTCATGCTGATTCTAATGGTATACAACAACTTATAAAACACGTATTACCTCAAAATGTCATTTTTGTACATGGTGAAAAAAATGGAATggaaaaattatcaaaacaTATCACTAATCAACACTTCGTTAATTCTATATGCCCTTCTCTTGGGCAGAAATgtgaatttaatttttataaagaaaatataaacttTGTTTATATgcattataatttatataaaaaagtacttcaaaatttaaaaataaataaagaagaaaataatacattgttaaaagatgaaaaaattttagataAAGAAGATTTCAGATTATCATcttataatgataatatgACTATTCCTTTTaattcttatatattttattgtaCGATTAATCAAAAAcctttccttttctttttttcaaaaaaagcattaatatcatatttaaaaaaaaagtcttttccaatttttatatatcataaaaaccaaataattaattcaaaaaacatttttcatCAAAGTGAAAAAGAGAGCATCCTTACAAAACTTAaacagaagaaaaagaaaaagaaaagcaCAAATATGAAGAATGCAAAATCAtgtaaagttaaaaaaaacattgaTAAATCTTCTAGTATGAAAACACATACATTAAGAAAggacaaaaataataattctgtggataataataattctcCAATTATAAACTCTATTAATCTTAAAAATGATgtaatatcaaaaaatacaataaatgaaaagaatGAAAACACTCTTGATTCACCTACCCGTTCATATAAAAGTGATTATGAAGAAACctcagaaaaaaattattctgaagttaataataaaaaattgataaaaaaagaaattatgaaaaaaaatatagaattagctggtaattatttaaattctttGAACAAATGTTCATTTACATCCggtaatgaaaaaaatctAACTAAAATTTATCCTGATGATCCAacttcattaaatttttcaaataacAACGTTTCCTTATATAAAAACGATTTAATCGATAATactaatgataataatgaaagcataagaaataaaaaaattaacaataataatagggaaaataaaattaaaaatgataacGATGATagtattaacagttataatgAAGAGATTAATAATGTGAAGTTTAGTGATGAATATGAGAATACATTTGATAAGGATGATTTTAATGAAGGAAGGGagaattataattttgttcacaatgaagataaaatatattttcctcTTCTTAATTTAagatttaaagaaaatataaatataagttATCAAAGCTTTTACAACTTTGTTATTACATTTTTCCAAGAAATTATGaatactaaaaataaaaaaaaaattaattttttaggaaaaaaagttattattaaaaatacaaaatataaagagagtttttatttttttttgtcttttcATTCATTAAGAGCTATTCATGATGGGAATGATTCATTACTAATTCAGTGGTCATATATAGATGATACACCTGACTCTGTTAttcataaatttataaattcgATTCACAAATACATTCAAGATacttaatattatatatatacataaactAATAATAATCTATTAACTTAAATgattattttcaatataacaaaaaaaaaaaaaaaaattacacatATACATATGTGTCTATATTAGTTTAACTATTCAATATTTatctttacattttttattttaaattttgtatttattttttttttcttttttttttttttttttgtaaatacgTTTACTATTCtcctaaaatatttaaatttaattattaaagttttttagtcaatttttattttatttcagtttttttttttcgttttcacttttataaattaaaagctCTTACATCAAAGTAAACAATcaaaaatgtataaaaataattaatacaaaaatattaatataacatataagacaaaaaaaaaaagaaatataaaaataaaatataaaacaacaaaaatgtaaatgaaatagataataccacaagaaaaaaaaaaatagaaaattaaaaactaatgttttaataaattctatttgcacaaaaaaaaaaaaaaaaactaaaaaaaataatatacatttaaattaaaaattaaaattatttatatttataaaaataaataaaataatataataattttgtcagtaataaaaaaaaaatatatatataaaataataaaataagaattaaaagaatgtatgtatatatgcatgtatattgttttttacgtttttatatataaaaaaaaataaataaataaaaataatttgaaatatttatttattttttgaaaaaaattaggCGGATGGCTTCAATATAGACAAAATAGATAAAGATTTAATTATAGGTAAATGAAGCGCTGTTTTATCATTTTCCAAAAAGGTACACAGTTGTTTGCTAATAGAAGAACATAAAGCTTCTAATTTAGTTGATATAGATAATAAATGCaagtaaaaaatttcttctattttttgtttttcattaatattttgttctcctttatatgaatttcttaaatattttaaactaATTTTATGTAACTTTTTGCAATTTAATGTTAAAGAAACAAATTTGATAACAGTTAGTGCACATATTAAAGAAGATTCAAAAAATTCTGTTAAGTTAATCACTTTTATTTCTCGGGATGAAATTAGCTCCTGAggtttttcttttaaaaattttagcaTTTCTATCCAATATAACAAATTTTCATCCATTTCTAAATTTTGcacatttttaaaatggtttataaaattataacttttatttattaattgtatttttttcatttttttttttgttagttctttatattcatttatatcgctattttcttcattttcgtTGATTATTGTTAATTCTTCTTCTTCACTACTTGAGATAAAAATATGGTAGTTTTCATTATTAGATTCTACATTAGAATTCGCATTAtgattttcattatattcagAATCTCTGTTAaaagttatatttttcttcagATATAATTTTAGCTGTTTTTGAAATATAACTCTATCAGTTTCATCTTTCTtatttgtataatttttcatttcagTTAAATTAGCATAATGagcttttttattattcttcaCTTGTTCATAATTATGGCTGTTTTCATTAAATGATTCAATTTGTGATTCATCTTCTAATTCGTTTTGTGATTCCATCTGTGAAATGTTATGAGAATCATTCTGAGATTCCATTTGAGATAGAGTATATGATTCTTTTATtgaatcattttcattttcattttcatttttaaatatatgatcattattataatcatcttttttcttattaattttataataattttggTATTCATTTTCACGCCTTATATCTTTACTATGTAtagttttatatttatcattatctatattaatatcattattaaaaaagaaattatcaTAAGAATAATTCAACGTTTCTGATAAAGTATTTAATATGGTACTAGTTATGATAGTAGTAAAACTTTTAGATATATCATTTTGAGAATAATTATCTCTCttaattttaacttttttcgtttttgtataattttttaaatcaccAAACAAAACATGTTCAGCTCTTGATTTCgtgttttttaattcatattcttttatcatttttataacatCTTCATTAATTGGTATATTGATATCCCACAActttttatcaaaatatcTTCTACTATTAAATAGAATTGTATAAGCTCGGTAtatgttatttatattttttatgtttaactttaaatgattaaaaaaaatgtaatataattcatcttcactttttttaaaaaaaaaactatcaaatttattaaaatggGATTCGTTGGAATATAAATAATCACAAAGctctttaaatatatttttattatatgataCTTTTGTGTCAATACATATTATTAGTGGTATGAATATTTCTATTAACAGTTTGTAATAGtgcatattaattttttcatttttgtttaGTTTCGAACTGTTTGATTGACTGTCTTCactattttcatttgattCATTCTTTTTGATTTcaatacctttttttttgttttttactttattatttttttttttatattctttatatgTTCCTATATTTCTACCTTTCTTATAACTTTCATTACTAGAGCTAGATTGTGTATTATGCAAATCACCactattattatcatcattactattatttttcatactattataattgttattatcacttctattattattattacctttttctatttttctttcactaataaatttattatatttgaaattttttaatgttctatttttttttatttcattttcgcTAATTCTCTCCTTAtttgataatttattatcagaaaaattattatgacTATTAAATTGATTCAAATATGCATTATTTTCTGTTGttgatttaaaatttttactttcaCATTTATCTTCAAAATTATCTTTGTCTAATTTTAAGTTATTAGATACAAAAagttttttatcaaaaaaaagtaaagttTCATTAACATAATCAgagaatttatattttattgatTCTTTTAAAGCTAACCACACGTTTCTGGAtactgtattttttttatctaccAAGTGTATAAATAAGTAAGTTgtaatttcataaaaatgttttttatttaatttatacatACTTTTgccattattattattactcaatttttcttcttttaaagttttaaatatttcgcataaaattttacatatatatattttttccatTGTTTCACTACTATTTAGGTAGATCAAAATTATATGAGGATAAGTTAATAAATTGATAAACGATGAGCATAAAGAGGATGGCCAATATTCACTTTTGTATTTGCAAGCTTCTTTGAAAGCTTTTAATGTTTCTTTAGTTGTAGATTTGTCATTATTGTCTAAATtgttaaataaagaatttaatatattcaaaGTGTATTCctcttttataaataaatagaaacattccatatcattttttaattgatatttaaaaatatatttgaatataatgaaaaaatttgtaAATGCAATATGCAAATATTttgttataaaattatttttatatttgcaattaatataatatagcACTCTAATCAGAGGctcaattatttttaaattttctaagtttatattaatacataTAGGCATTTGTGATAATATTactaaagaaataattatataatttatattatcactttgaataaaaaaatttaagaacctaaatatttttatacaatcattgttttttaaaaatatacttattaattttattaacccaTTTTCAAAAGAATGCTTATAATATAGTAATTTCTCAACTTTATGATattcataataatttaatagatTCTTTTtgtcatttaattttaacagttcttttataatattcaaGCAATTTAATGTGTTATTTACACttatgttatatatataattattatatatttttttattaaattcataCTTggatacattttttatattattatttttaaatatgctatttttctttaaaaaaaagtcagAACAATTTACGCAACAGAAATTCTGAttctcattatttattttatttttatcattattatatttttcctttGATGTATAGCTATTATATTccttaataaaattaatactaTTACTTATATAATTGTTGTTATTTCTTctattatgtatataaacATCATTAACATTATTACTATTAGTAGTAGTAGTaatgatattattattattagtagTAGTAGTAGTAGTAATAGTAGTAGTAGTggtaatattattattattagtattagtagtaatattattattatctccATTAACATAATTCAGAGTAATATCATCAATTTTTTCGTTTTTGTACaattttgaattattaattCTAACATTTTgaattgtatattttttgttatataaatTGTTCTTCATtgatttatcattttttttattatattgtaATATATTTGCTTTATCAAATTTCATATCATTAAATAGGTATTTTTTGTTTCCATCATTATTTAGATTGTTGTTAATGTTTAAATGAGAAAGTTGTTTTACACCtaatacataaaatattattaaaaataattcaatgaaatatttgtttgtgtaattttttatatatttatttctaaatttacaaaaatgaaataataaggATAAGATATtacttaatttattattcaatttaagaatatttaaattgtttaatatgtaaaacaaataatctaatgttttatttaataaattttcattattacatatcatatatataaaataaatatgttcgtaattatatttaacttGTAAGGTACATATTTTACTtattatcatataaaaataatttttacatagtaataaaattatatataatgatcTTTCTATAATATtctgtttcttttttttttttttctttttgtatatttcataatataaatttaatgtattatttaattcattttctttttttatgctTAAATCCCTTTTTTCAAgtacttttaaatttttttcatttaatatatttattttagtaTAATAGAATAGTTCACTAAAAATTCTATTCATAATAATTTCCACATCacaattattaatattctcATTTAATACATAATACATAAGTAAATTTAAACTGTTCATTGaaatagttttatttttattatgaataCTCTCTATAAGGATATTTACGTagcattttttttcatcattagaAAAATCAAGAATTATTCTATTAATaagtttaaataaattaatttctttatttgcattacttttaataatacttaatttttttataaatttattttgatatttgttattatatatttctcttatccTACTATTTATATCgttgtaaaattttatatgaaattctccattatatatattatttcttatatttctgtatctaaattttttatgaatatcattattatatacattataataattatcattattgCTATATTTcctcttattatttttattaacattatATTCATGTTTAatgctttttttatattcgaTATCACTATCCTTTAAAatgtaattaattttttcattcatttttCCTTCTTTGTCTCCATTTATTTTCTCTAcataattttcataattatgagataataaatatttggAATAGGTAATCTTATCATTTTCagttatattattttcattatttacaaaatccttatttttttccttttttataacattttttttcattttttttttttttattaatttttttctatatatatgattattttcatttacttTATTTAATATGTTTATAATAACTTCtattgaattaaaaaaaaaataaataaaatgtgaATTACTTAcaatctttatattttttaattttcctaTTAATATACAAATGCAACAAATACTAAAATaacttattattttttcatcatcTCTTATATAAGGAATTAACAAACCTATGCATTCACATAAATAATGATTGTTgtcttttatttcatttttatcgtattcattataaaatccattttcttcttttaatgaattatcTGTAAgttcattattatatttatatttttctttatcattctttttttcttctatacaTTTATTATTGGCATTATCACAacaattttcatatataatattattaatgtttatattatctttattaagatcacttacattatttttatttatatttttattattacttaaaCTACTATCTTctctattataatttaaatcaaaCAAATTACCATATGATATGCTTGCGCTAGAAGAGAAAATTaaactaaaatatttttcaaaattagaTGAATTATATGGCATagagtttttattttctttttcacttTGTTTTGTAGATTTTACTAATATTTCGTTTTcagttttattatttttgttattcttAGTATTATCTTCGTTCAAAGaggtttcttttttttcttcatatttttctaaatttttttcagtagaatttataaaatttccATTACATTTcttttctatttcatttttaaagcATAAAGGagaattaattattatttcagTTATTGTTcgaaatgataaaaatttaacttcacaTATATTTGTTGATATACAAATATCATGTATGTATTTAATTATTCttgaaataaagaaaaaagaatttacgtctaatacaatttttactataatagttataataaaatttaaacataataaagaaattctTTCAAATTCactcaaattaaaaaatattttattatttgcattaatgaatttattcTTGCg harbors:
- a CDS encoding cleavage and polyadenylation specificity factor, putative, whose amino-acid sequence is MNYYCKTKIIIKVLGAGQTVGRSCVIVELENRKVMFDCGCHLGYKDERKYPNFNLLISDDKYEKKFEEGNCYENLNSEVNISIVNSSISDKEKLINKLKKINEIIDCVIISHFHMDHIGALPFFTEILKYRGIIIMSYPTKALSPILLLDSCRVADMKWEKKNFERQIKMLNEKSDELLNYNVNCLKKDPWNINEDNIYNCINKVIGLQINETYELGNMSITPYYAGHVLGACIFKIEVNNFSVIYTGDYNTVPDKHLGSAKIPSLSPEIFISESTYATYIRPTRKSSELELCNLVHECVNKGGKVLIPVFAIGRAQELSILLDDYWKKMKINYPIYFGCGLTENANKYYKIYSSWINSSCISTKKKNLFDFTNIFPFMNNYLNENRPMVLFATPGMLHTGLSLKAFKCWANNAKNLIILPGYCVQGTVGHKLIMGERKISVDANTYVNVSCKVIYLSFSAHADSNGIQQLIKHVLPQNVIFVHGEKNGMEKLSKHITNQHFVNSICPSLGQKCEFNFYKENINFVYMHYNLYKKVLQNLKINKEENNTLLKDEKILDKEDFRLSSYNDNMTIPFNSYIFYCTINQKPFLFFFSKKALISYLKKKSFPIFIYHKNQIINSKNIFHQSEKESILTKLKQKKKKKKSTNMKNAKSCKVKKNIDKSSSMKTHTLRKDKNNNSVDNNNSPIINSINLKNDVISKNTINEKNENTLDSPTRSYKSDYEETSEKNYSEVNNKKLIKKEIMKKNIELAGNYLNSLNKCSFTSGNEKNLTKIYPDDPTSLNFSNNNVSLYKNDLIDNTNDNNESIRNKKINNNNRENKIKNDNDDSINSYNEEINNVKFSDEYENTFDKDDFNEGRENYNFVHNEDKIYFPLLNLRFKENINISYQSFYNFVITFFQEIMNTKNKKKINFLGKKVIIKNTKYKESFYFFLSFHSLRAIHDGNDSLLIQWSYIDDTPDSVIHKFINSIHKYIQDT